In Actinoplanes sp. NBC_00393, a single genomic region encodes these proteins:
- a CDS encoding crotonase/enoyl-CoA hydratase family protein produces the protein MVDALVEQRGPILIVTMNRPQVRNALSPEMMAVMRDAWDRVDADPSIRVAILTGAGGSFCAGADLRAMTESHPGDDFGGNGGIDLSRIDALLKGRRLSKPLIAAVEGAAVAGGTEILQATDVRVAGESARFGVSEARWGLFPLGGSAVRLPRQLPYTVAAELLLTGRHLSAAEARDAGLIGHVVPDGEALTKALELASLIAANGPLAVQAILRTIRETEGMAENDAFAIEARIGMEVFTSEDAKEGPRAFIEKRRPIFHGR, from the coding sequence CTGGTGGACGCTCTCGTCGAACAGCGCGGACCGATCCTGATCGTCACGATGAACCGGCCGCAGGTCCGCAACGCACTCTCACCCGAGATGATGGCCGTGATGCGCGACGCCTGGGACCGGGTCGACGCCGACCCGTCGATCCGGGTCGCCATCCTCACCGGGGCGGGCGGCTCGTTCTGCGCGGGCGCCGACCTGCGAGCGATGACCGAGTCACATCCCGGCGACGACTTCGGCGGCAACGGCGGGATCGACCTGTCCCGGATCGACGCGCTGCTCAAGGGCCGGCGGCTGAGCAAGCCGCTGATCGCGGCGGTCGAGGGGGCGGCGGTCGCCGGCGGCACGGAGATTCTGCAGGCCACCGACGTACGGGTGGCCGGCGAAAGCGCCCGGTTCGGGGTGTCCGAGGCGCGGTGGGGACTGTTCCCGCTGGGCGGGTCGGCGGTGCGGTTGCCGCGGCAGTTGCCGTACACGGTGGCGGCCGAACTGCTGCTCACCGGCCGCCACCTGTCGGCCGCCGAGGCGCGCGACGCCGGCCTGATCGGGCACGTCGTCCCGGACGGCGAGGCTCTGACCAAGGCGCTGGAGCTGGCCTCGCTCATCGCGGCCAACGGGCCGCTCGCGGTGCAGGCCATCCTGCGCACGATCCGGGAGACCGAGGGCATGGCCGAAAACGACGCGTTCGCCATCGAGGCGCGGATCGGTATGGAGGTGTTCACCAGCGAGGATGCCAAGGAGGGGCCGCGAGCCTTCATCGAGAAACGCCGCCCGATCTTCCACGGCCGATAG
- a CDS encoding SAM-dependent methyltransferase, which produces MTALERLVRPDRYPRSSRYDPAWVLSLDMGPHPLWLLENLTRDLDLRPGMRVLDLGSGKGATSVFLAREFGVDVVASDWWIPADQAAAVFTEAGVDNRVRAVHAEAHQLPFEDESFDAIISVDAFEYFGTADSYLPYLARFLRPGGQLGMATPGMSREVRELGAIPAHIKEVVGWEAIAWHTPQWWRFQWEITELVTVTSARLQDDGWQDWLLWAQACASLEPGPQPVIDMLEKDAGELLGFTLITAVKN; this is translated from the coding sequence GTGACCGCCTTGGAACGTCTGGTGCGCCCCGACCGCTATCCCCGCTCGTCCCGCTACGACCCGGCGTGGGTGCTGAGCCTCGACATGGGCCCGCACCCGTTGTGGCTGCTCGAGAACCTGACCCGTGACCTCGACCTGCGGCCCGGGATGCGGGTGCTCGACCTGGGCTCCGGCAAGGGCGCGACCTCGGTCTTCCTGGCCCGCGAGTTCGGGGTGGACGTCGTCGCCTCGGACTGGTGGATCCCGGCCGACCAGGCAGCGGCGGTGTTCACCGAGGCCGGGGTGGACAACCGGGTGCGGGCGGTGCACGCCGAGGCGCACCAGCTGCCGTTCGAGGACGAGTCATTCGACGCGATCATCAGCGTGGACGCGTTCGAGTACTTCGGGACGGCTGACAGCTATCTGCCGTACCTCGCCCGGTTCCTGCGGCCCGGCGGCCAACTGGGAATGGCCACGCCCGGGATGAGCCGGGAGGTCCGCGAGCTCGGCGCGATCCCGGCGCACATCAAAGAGGTCGTCGGCTGGGAGGCGATCGCCTGGCACACCCCACAGTGGTGGCGCTTCCAGTGGGAGATCACCGAGCTGGTCACGGTCACCTCGGCGCGCCTGCAGGACGACGGCTGGCAGGACTGGCTGCTCTGGGCCCAGGCCTGCGCCTCGCTCGAACCGGGCCCCCAGCCGGTCATCGACATGCTCGAGAAGGACGCGGGTGAGCTGCTCGGCTTCACCCTGATCACCGCCGTCAAGAACTGA
- a CDS encoding NUDIX hydrolase, with translation MGDFTATLPRKRMGAGVLLSDPTGRVLLVEPAYKPDWEIPGGCVEADESPLAAAQRELKEELGLTLPIGRLLVTDWVPPRPERTEGFMLVFDGGVLDAEQTARISLPADELRSWAWCAEPEAVDRLSTLLARRVAAAIRARADGTTAYLENGSLPIA, from the coding sequence ATGGGGGATTTCACGGCGACGTTGCCTCGTAAGCGGATGGGAGCGGGCGTCCTGCTCTCCGATCCAACCGGCCGGGTGCTGCTGGTCGAGCCGGCCTACAAGCCGGACTGGGAGATTCCGGGCGGCTGCGTCGAGGCCGACGAGTCGCCACTGGCCGCCGCGCAGCGCGAGCTCAAAGAGGAGCTCGGCCTGACGCTTCCGATCGGCAGGCTGCTGGTCACCGACTGGGTGCCGCCCAGGCCGGAACGGACCGAGGGTTTCATGCTCGTCTTCGACGGCGGGGTCCTCGACGCGGAGCAGACGGCCCGGATCAGCCTGCCCGCGGACGAGCTGCGCAGCTGGGCCTGGTGCGCCGAACCAGAGGCCGTCGACCGCCTTTCCACCCTCCTCGCCCGCCGCGTGGCCGCAGCGATCCGGGCTCGCGCCGACGGCACGACCGCCTATCTGGAGAACGGCAGCCTGCCGATCGCCTAA
- a CDS encoding acyl-CoA synthetase, with protein MTGIGMWTVAHQSPQLAAVVEADGRTVTYGELAAEADRIGRGLRAAGLKAGDTVALLLPNGADILTAYFAAVQIGLHVVPLNWHLTGSELGYILRDSGARAFIAHARFAEAAVAASASSAFSGARYAVGDIPGFEPLATLGAGGSGRPDGRTLGALMVYTSGTSGRPKGVRRPLLGLDPDDVPPVSLWFFGLFGLRPFDDHVHLCCSPLYHTAVMNFAVISVQFGHTVVVMDHWDAAQFLSLVNRHRVTHSHMVPTQFRRLLALPSSVRAATDVSSMRAMIHGAAPCPQPVKQQMLDWFGPVVIEYYAASEGGGTLITAAEWLDRPGSVGRAWPGSRVRVLDDDGKDAPVGTPGQVYLQMGDATFEYHNDADKTRASWRDRMFTVGDIGYLDDDGYLFLCDRAADVIITGGVNVYPAEIENELAVHPSVGDVAVFGIPHDEWGEEIKAVVQPAPGVTPGPALTVSLLDFLGGRLAKFKLPRTIDYVDELPRDPNGKLYKRHLRDPYWSARSRAI; from the coding sequence ATGACCGGGATCGGGATGTGGACCGTCGCGCACCAGTCACCGCAGCTCGCGGCCGTTGTCGAGGCCGACGGGCGCACTGTCACCTACGGCGAGCTGGCGGCCGAGGCCGACCGGATCGGCCGCGGTCTGCGTGCAGCCGGGCTCAAGGCCGGGGACACCGTGGCCCTGCTGCTGCCGAACGGCGCCGACATCCTCACCGCCTATTTCGCGGCGGTTCAGATCGGGCTTCACGTCGTACCCCTGAATTGGCATTTGACCGGATCTGAGCTCGGCTACATCCTGCGCGACAGCGGCGCGCGTGCCTTCATCGCGCACGCCCGCTTCGCCGAGGCCGCCGTGGCGGCATCGGCTTCGTCCGCATTCTCCGGCGCCCGCTACGCGGTCGGCGACATCCCGGGCTTCGAGCCACTGGCCACGCTCGGCGCGGGCGGATCAGGCAGACCCGACGGGCGTACGCTCGGCGCGCTCATGGTCTACACGTCCGGCACCTCCGGCCGGCCCAAAGGGGTACGCCGCCCGCTGCTCGGCCTCGACCCGGACGACGTGCCGCCCGTCTCGCTCTGGTTCTTCGGCCTGTTCGGGCTCCGGCCGTTCGACGATCACGTGCATCTGTGCTGCTCACCGCTCTACCACACGGCGGTGATGAACTTCGCGGTGATCTCCGTCCAGTTCGGCCACACCGTCGTCGTGATGGACCACTGGGACGCTGCGCAGTTCCTCTCCCTGGTGAACCGGCACCGGGTCACCCACAGTCACATGGTCCCCACCCAGTTCCGCCGCCTGCTCGCCCTCCCGTCCTCGGTTCGCGCCGCCACTGACGTCTCCTCGATGCGCGCGATGATCCACGGCGCCGCCCCGTGCCCGCAGCCGGTGAAACAGCAGATGCTCGACTGGTTCGGCCCGGTAGTGATCGAGTACTACGCGGCCTCCGAAGGCGGCGGCACCCTGATCACCGCCGCCGAATGGCTCGACCGTCCCGGCTCAGTCGGCCGCGCCTGGCCCGGCTCCCGCGTCCGTGTCCTCGACGACGACGGCAAGGACGCCCCGGTCGGCACTCCCGGCCAGGTCTACCTGCAGATGGGCGACGCCACGTTCGAATACCACAACGACGCCGACAAGACCCGGGCCTCCTGGCGCGACCGCATGTTCACCGTCGGCGACATCGGCTACCTCGACGACGACGGCTACCTGTTCCTCTGCGACCGCGCCGCCGACGTCATCATCACCGGCGGCGTGAACGTCTATCCGGCAGAGATCGAGAACGAACTGGCCGTCCACCCGTCCGTCGGCGACGTAGCCGTCTTCGGCATCCCCCACGACGAGTGGGGCGAGGAGATCAAGGCCGTGGTCCAGCCCGCCCCCGGCGTAACCCCCGGCCCGGCGCTGACCGTTTCGCTGCTGGACTTCCTGGGCGGCCGCCTCGCGAAGTTCAAACTGCCCCGAACCATCGACTACGTCGACGAGCTGCCCCGCGACCCGAACGGCAAGCTCTACAAACGCCACCTCCGAGACCCCTACTGGTCCGCCCGCTCCCGAGCCATCTAG
- a CDS encoding Zn-ribbon domain-containing OB-fold protein, translated as MAIAFDYTRSLGPVLGRFMAGLRDRRVLGSRTADGRVHVPPVEYDPVTLAPVEDLVEVASVGTVVTWTWMERPVEGQPLEEPFGWALIRLDGADTPLLHAVDAGARENMRTGMRVRVRWAAERTGHIRDIECFEPGVEAVEPDAEGEPVTIMTTPIRLSYRHTTSDEEDRYLRALAEGRLIGQRCPACHKVYVPPRVCPADGVAPDEVVEIADRGTVTTFCVVNVPFAGQRLTPPYVVAQVLLDGADIPIPHLVLGVEAEQVRMGLRVAAVWRDRSEWSTTPENIAHFEPAGEPDAPYESYAEHL; from the coding sequence ATGGCCATCGCCTTCGACTACACGCGGTCGCTCGGGCCGGTGCTGGGCCGGTTCATGGCGGGCCTGCGGGACCGCCGGGTGCTCGGCAGCCGGACCGCTGACGGGCGGGTTCACGTGCCGCCGGTGGAGTACGACCCGGTCACGCTCGCCCCGGTCGAGGACCTGGTCGAGGTCGCGAGCGTCGGCACGGTCGTCACCTGGACCTGGATGGAACGGCCGGTCGAGGGGCAGCCGCTGGAGGAGCCCTTCGGGTGGGCGCTGATCCGGCTCGACGGGGCGGACACTCCGCTGCTGCACGCGGTCGACGCGGGTGCGCGGGAGAACATGCGCACCGGGATGCGGGTGCGGGTCCGCTGGGCAGCCGAGCGCACCGGCCACATCCGGGACATCGAGTGCTTCGAGCCCGGCGTGGAGGCGGTAGAACCAGACGCCGAGGGTGAGCCGGTCACGATCATGACCACGCCGATCCGGCTGAGCTATCGGCACACCACCTCCGACGAGGAGGACCGGTATCTGCGGGCGCTCGCCGAGGGGCGGCTGATCGGCCAGCGCTGCCCGGCCTGCCACAAGGTGTACGTGCCACCCCGCGTCTGCCCCGCCGACGGCGTCGCACCGGACGAGGTCGTGGAGATCGCCGACCGCGGCACGGTCACCACCTTCTGCGTGGTCAACGTGCCGTTCGCGGGGCAGCGGCTGACCCCGCCGTACGTGGTGGCCCAGGTGTTGCTCGACGGCGCGGACATCCCGATCCCGCATCTCGTCCTCGGCGTCGAGGCCGAGCAGGTGCGGATGGGGTTGCGGGTGGCCGCGGTCTGGCGGGACCGGTCGGAGTGGTCCACGACGCCGGAGAACATCGCGCACTTCGAGCCGGCCGGTGAGCCGGACGCGCCCTACGAGTCGTATGCGGAGCACCTGTGA
- a CDS encoding lipid-transfer protein: MNAVAVVGFARSDQSLTTSGVETLVPVIGDALQQAGLAKREVDFWCSGSSDYLAGRAFSFVNAVDAIGAVPPISESHVEMDAAWALYEAYLKILAGEAETALVYGFGKGTAGELHRVLALQLDPYTVAPLWPDAVSVAALQARLGLEAGLFTEREMASVAARDSGGDVEEMLGRPYIADPLRAHDVARVGDGAAAIVLAAGDRARGCRERPAWISGIAHRVDPQGLGERDLTAVPSATAAGRDAGLDSDVDAVALHAPFTPQELLLRAALGVAGEKVVPSDGDAMFSAGLSRIGAAAEEIMSGRAERAAGHATSGPALQQNLVCVMEAAS, from the coding sequence GTGAACGCCGTCGCCGTCGTCGGTTTCGCCCGGTCCGATCAGTCGCTGACGACGAGCGGGGTGGAGACCCTGGTGCCCGTGATCGGGGACGCTCTGCAACAGGCCGGGCTCGCCAAGCGTGAGGTGGACTTCTGGTGCTCCGGATCGTCGGACTATCTGGCGGGGCGGGCGTTCTCGTTCGTCAACGCGGTGGACGCGATCGGGGCGGTTCCGCCGATCAGCGAGTCGCACGTGGAGATGGACGCGGCCTGGGCGCTGTACGAGGCGTACCTCAAGATTCTGGCCGGGGAGGCCGAGACGGCGCTGGTGTACGGGTTCGGCAAGGGGACGGCCGGTGAGTTGCATCGGGTGCTGGCTCTGCAGCTGGACCCGTACACGGTGGCGCCCCTCTGGCCGGATGCGGTGAGTGTGGCTGCTTTGCAGGCCCGGCTCGGGCTGGAGGCCGGGTTGTTCACCGAGCGCGAGATGGCGTCGGTGGCGGCCCGCGACTCGGGTGGCGATGTCGAGGAGATGCTCGGTCGGCCGTACATCGCGGATCCTTTGCGTGCCCACGACGTCGCGCGAGTCGGTGACGGCGCCGCAGCCATCGTGCTCGCCGCCGGCGATCGTGCCCGTGGATGCCGGGAGCGCCCCGCCTGGATCTCCGGGATCGCGCATCGCGTCGACCCGCAGGGGCTGGGTGAGCGGGATCTGACCGCGGTGCCGTCGGCGACCGCGGCCGGCCGCGATGCCGGGCTGGACAGTGACGTGGACGCGGTGGCGTTGCATGCGCCGTTCACACCGCAGGAGCTGCTGTTGCGGGCGGCGCTCGGTGTCGCCGGGGAGAAGGTCGTCCCCAGCGACGGCGATGCGATGTTCTCGGCCGGGCTGTCCCGGATCGGCGCCGCGGCCGAGGAGATCATGTCCGGCCGGGCGGAGCGGGCCGCCGGGCACGCGACCAGCGGACCTGCGCTACAGCAGAATCTCGTCTGCGTCATGGAGGCGGCATCGTGA
- a CDS encoding thiolase domain-containing protein yields the protein MRRAAVLGTGQTEHRTRRTDVSMAGLCREAIDRALADAGTDWSQIDAVVLGKAPDLFEGVMMPELFLAASLGAAGKPLLRVHTAGSVGGATAIVATSLIRAGVHRRVLAVAFEKQSESNAMWALSIQPPFTAPIGAGAGGYFAPHIRSYIRRFDAPPHIGTLVAVKDRRNGALNPYAHLRQPDITLESVRESRMLWDPIRYDETCPSSDGACAVVIGDEAAASASTRQVAWIRATAMRTEPTFYSGKDHVNPQAGALAAASLWAAAGIKSPLDEIDVAELYVPFSWFEPMWLENVGFVGQGQGWKLVESGETRIGGALPVNPSGGVLCSNPIGASGLLRFAEAAMQVMGRAGEHQVPGAATALGHAYGGGSQFFSMWVVGRQP from the coding sequence GTGAGGAGAGCGGCGGTACTCGGGACCGGGCAGACCGAACACCGCACCCGGCGCACCGACGTCTCGATGGCGGGCCTGTGCCGGGAGGCGATCGACCGGGCCCTCGCCGACGCCGGCACCGACTGGTCGCAGATCGACGCCGTGGTGCTCGGCAAGGCGCCCGACCTGTTCGAAGGCGTGATGATGCCGGAGCTGTTCCTGGCCGCGTCGCTGGGCGCCGCCGGGAAACCGCTGCTGCGGGTGCACACCGCCGGATCGGTGGGCGGGGCCACCGCGATCGTGGCGACCAGCCTGATCCGGGCCGGCGTGCACCGGCGGGTGCTGGCCGTCGCGTTCGAGAAGCAGTCCGAGTCGAACGCGATGTGGGCGCTCTCGATCCAGCCGCCGTTCACCGCGCCGATCGGGGCCGGGGCGGGCGGCTACTTCGCGCCGCACATCCGGTCGTACATCCGCCGGTTCGACGCGCCGCCGCACATCGGGACGCTGGTGGCGGTCAAGGATCGCCGCAACGGGGCGCTCAATCCGTACGCCCACCTGCGCCAGCCCGACATCACCCTGGAGTCGGTGCGCGAGTCGCGGATGCTGTGGGATCCGATTCGGTACGACGAGACGTGCCCCTCCTCCGACGGGGCGTGTGCCGTCGTGATCGGCGACGAGGCGGCGGCGTCTGCCTCCACGCGGCAGGTGGCCTGGATCCGGGCGACCGCCATGCGGACCGAGCCGACGTTCTACTCGGGCAAGGACCACGTCAATCCGCAGGCGGGGGCGCTGGCCGCGGCGTCGTTGTGGGCTGCCGCCGGGATCAAGTCGCCGCTGGACGAGATCGATGTCGCCGAGCTGTACGTCCCGTTCTCATGGTTCGAGCCCATGTGGCTGGAGAACGTCGGATTCGTCGGACAGGGGCAGGGCTGGAAGCTCGTCGAAAGCGGCGAGACCCGCATCGGCGGAGCGCTCCCCGTGAACCCGTCCGGCGGTGTCCTCTGCTCCAACCCGATCGGCGCATCCGGCCTGCTGCGCTTCGCCGAAGCTGCCATGCAGGTGATGGGCCGGGCCGGTGAACACCAGGTGCCGGGCGCCGCGACGGCGCTCGGGCACGCCTACGGGGGCGGATCCCAGTTCTTCTCCATGTGGGTGGTCGGGAGACAGCCATGA
- a CDS encoding GMC oxidoreductase has product MKRRTVLQAGALSVGAVALEQVPALRGRTAVIIGSGFGGAVAAYRLAQAGMVVTVLERGRRWTVDGSGTTFCTISNPDWRCAWFGDRPPLGLDTSKTIERRAGLIQKHIGDGIQVMCGAGVGGGSLVIGMFFPQPRRGDWEKVYPPQLSYSEFDSVYWPRARQNLGVSPLPADIQAAAGYEGARSWLQYIAEFGRTAVPVPFGVDWDVVRDEIAGRVVKCHSIGEGPFGSNSGAKNSVDRNYLAWAEATGNVQVLPLHEVTEIREVSGQERFEVAARQIDDRGTVLASKVLPAEFVFLAAGSLGSTSLLLTSRARGRLPRLTSTEIGKGWGNNGDFLVARLNLRKPVGSAQGGPGNVRFFDDSNPYAPAAMAWEAAPIPSWLPGTTAHLITSLAPERGEIRYDAATGTGKVHWPYAEMATSSDKAGRDLVSRLWWQTEGSRGSLLTGLPSYDRNTGMGLGSRNTYHPLGGLVMGKATDYTGRVAGYPNLYCVDGALLPGSAALANPSLTITANAERCLDHFLATHTTGVRATSPAEP; this is encoded by the coding sequence ATGAAACGTCGTACCGTGCTCCAGGCCGGCGCCCTGAGCGTCGGCGCCGTGGCCCTCGAACAGGTGCCCGCCCTGCGGGGACGCACCGCTGTGATCATCGGGAGCGGGTTCGGTGGTGCGGTCGCCGCGTACCGGCTGGCCCAGGCCGGCATGGTGGTGACGGTGCTGGAGCGGGGACGCCGCTGGACCGTGGACGGTTCCGGCACCACGTTCTGCACGATCAGCAACCCGGACTGGCGGTGCGCGTGGTTCGGTGACCGGCCGCCGCTGGGCCTGGACACCAGCAAGACCATCGAGCGCCGGGCCGGCCTCATTCAGAAGCACATCGGTGACGGCATCCAGGTGATGTGCGGCGCGGGCGTCGGTGGTGGCTCGCTGGTGATCGGGATGTTCTTCCCGCAGCCGCGCCGGGGCGACTGGGAGAAGGTGTACCCACCTCAGCTCTCCTACTCGGAATTCGACAGCGTCTACTGGCCGCGGGCCCGGCAGAACCTCGGCGTCTCACCCCTTCCTGCGGACATCCAGGCCGCGGCCGGTTACGAGGGCGCCCGGTCCTGGCTGCAGTACATCGCGGAGTTCGGGCGTACCGCGGTGCCGGTGCCGTTCGGCGTCGACTGGGACGTGGTCCGCGACGAGATCGCCGGGCGGGTGGTCAAATGCCACAGCATCGGCGAAGGGCCGTTCGGCAGCAACTCCGGCGCCAAGAACAGCGTCGACCGCAACTATCTCGCCTGGGCCGAGGCGACCGGCAACGTCCAGGTCCTGCCGTTGCACGAGGTCACCGAGATCCGCGAGGTGTCCGGCCAGGAACGCTTCGAGGTGGCGGCACGGCAGATCGACGACCGGGGCACGGTGCTGGCGTCCAAAGTGCTGCCCGCGGAGTTCGTGTTCCTGGCGGCCGGGTCGCTGGGCAGCACGTCACTGCTGCTCACCTCCCGCGCCCGGGGGCGGCTGCCCCGGCTGACCAGCACCGAGATCGGCAAGGGCTGGGGCAACAACGGGGACTTCCTGGTGGCCCGGCTGAACCTGCGCAAACCCGTCGGCAGCGCCCAGGGCGGGCCGGGCAACGTGCGGTTCTTCGACGACAGCAACCCGTACGCCCCCGCCGCCATGGCCTGGGAAGCCGCCCCCATCCCGTCCTGGCTGCCGGGCACCACCGCCCACCTGATCACCAGCCTGGCCCCGGAACGCGGCGAGATCCGCTACGACGCCGCCACCGGCACCGGCAAGGTCCACTGGCCGTACGCCGAGATGGCCACCTCGTCCGACAAAGCCGGCCGCGACCTGGTCAGCCGGCTGTGGTGGCAGACCGAGGGAAGTCGCGGCAGTCTGCTCACCGGCCTGCCCTCCTACGACCGCAACACCGGCATGGGCCTGGGCTCCCGCAACACCTACCACCCGCTCGGCGGCCTGGTGATGGGCAAGGCCACCGACTACACCGGCCGGGTGGCCGGATACCCCAACCTCTACTGCGTGGACGGCGCCCTGCTGCCTGGCTCCGCCGCCCTGGCCAACCCGTCGCTGACGATCACCGCCAATGCCGAACGCTGCCTGGACCACTTCCTGGCAACCCACACCACAGGGGTACGCGCGACGAGTCCCGCCGAACCGTGA
- a CDS encoding cytochrome P450: protein MASSRTRIDFTDPDIYVHGIPHDDFAAARRDHPVSWVPQPRGSAGFDDEGYWAVTKHADVMAVSRDSETFSSWENTAIVRFQADMPRDRIEMQRYVLLNMDPPQHTQHRAIVSRGFTPRAINSLRSALQARAERIVASAAAGDTGDFVTEIACELPLQAIAELLGVPQEDRRNVFDWSNAMIGQDDPEFQAAADPIEPAMALLGYAMQLADERQTCPRDDIVTTLVKAEIDGSHLSTDEFGMFVLMLAVAGNETTRNAISHGMLALLEHPEQWALFKETRPRTAVDEFVRWGTPVNSFQRTATHDVELGGVPISAGQRVAMFYGSANYDEDVFTSPLEFDITRSPNPHLGFGGSGAHFCLGANLARLEIDLIFNAIADHMPGITLAGPAQRLRSGWINGIKHLPVKYR from the coding sequence GTGGCTTCGTCGCGCACCCGCATCGACTTCACCGATCCGGACATCTACGTCCACGGCATCCCGCACGACGACTTCGCCGCGGCCCGCCGGGACCATCCGGTCAGCTGGGTGCCGCAGCCCCGCGGCAGCGCGGGCTTCGACGACGAGGGGTACTGGGCGGTCACCAAGCACGCCGACGTGATGGCCGTGTCCCGCGACAGCGAGACCTTCTCCAGCTGGGAGAACACCGCGATCGTCCGGTTCCAGGCGGACATGCCGCGCGACCGGATCGAGATGCAGCGTTACGTGCTGCTCAACATGGACCCGCCGCAGCACACCCAGCACCGGGCCATCGTGTCCCGCGGTTTCACCCCGCGCGCCATCAACAGCCTGCGCAGCGCCCTGCAGGCCCGCGCCGAACGCATCGTCGCTTCGGCGGCCGCGGGCGACACCGGCGATTTCGTCACCGAGATCGCCTGCGAGCTGCCGTTGCAGGCCATCGCCGAACTACTCGGCGTGCCGCAGGAGGATCGCCGCAACGTCTTCGACTGGTCGAACGCGATGATCGGCCAGGACGACCCGGAGTTCCAGGCCGCCGCCGACCCGATCGAACCCGCGATGGCCCTGCTCGGCTACGCCATGCAGCTCGCCGACGAACGCCAGACCTGCCCCCGCGACGACATCGTCACCACACTGGTCAAGGCCGAGATCGACGGCTCCCACCTGTCCACTGACGAGTTCGGCATGTTCGTCCTGATGCTCGCTGTCGCCGGCAACGAGACCACCCGCAACGCCATCTCGCACGGCATGCTCGCCCTGCTGGAGCACCCCGAGCAGTGGGCATTGTTCAAGGAGACCCGCCCGCGCACCGCCGTCGACGAGTTCGTCCGCTGGGGCACGCCGGTCAACTCGTTCCAGCGCACCGCCACCCACGACGTCGAACTCGGCGGCGTACCGATCAGCGCCGGCCAGCGGGTGGCCATGTTCTACGGCTCGGCCAACTATGACGAGGACGTCTTCACGTCGCCGCTGGAGTTCGACATCACCCGCAGCCCCAACCCGCACCTCGGTTTCGGCGGCAGCGGCGCCCACTTCTGCCTGGGCGCCAACCTGGCCCGCCTCGAAATCGACCTGATCTTCAACGCGATAGCCGACCACATGCCCGGCATAACCCTCGCCGGTCCAGCTCAGCGCCTACGCTCCGGCTGGATCAACGGCATCAAGCACCTACCGGTCAAATACCGCTGA